A window of the Brassica oleracea var. oleracea cultivar TO1000 chromosome C1, BOL, whole genome shotgun sequence genome harbors these coding sequences:
- the LOC106316845 gene encoding cytochrome c oxidase copper chaperone 1, translating to MSNQPAKDGVIPPPISDSKAAAAETKPKKKICCACPDTKKLRDECIVEHGESACAKWIEAHKMCLRAEGFNV from the coding sequence ATGAGTAACCAACCAGCAAAAGACGGTGTTATACCTCCACCCATTTCAGATAGCAAGGCTGCCGCTGCAGAGACAAAACCAAAGAAGAAGATATGTTGTGCGTGCCCTGACACCAAGAAGCTGAGAGATGAGTGCATCGTCGAGCATGGTGAATCTGCTTGCGCTAAATGGATCGAAGCTCATAAAATGTGTCTCCGAGCTGAAGGTTTCAACGTCTGA
- the LOC106316829 gene encoding uncharacterized protein LOC106316829, whose amino-acid sequence MNSHLFRVICILHSVIALTSGTLMMFYTEKASIFGHGSDIANKLKGSTPHDELLIQISQSFSGLLLFAIGLVLFMVSFVKDREFHGFFAGGSVILYVLMALWRVVFEWKIEDLAFECPKQALGDIALAVSWVFFLVYTWREKYD is encoded by the coding sequence ATGAATTCGCATCTCTTCCGAGTAATCTGTATACTCCACTCCGTAATCGCACTCACGAGCGGGACCCTGATGATGTTCTACACAGAGAAAGCTTCCATCTTCGGCCACGGCAGCGACATAGCTAACAAGCTCAAAGGCTCAACGCCTCACGACGAGCTGCTCATCCAGATCTCTCAGTCTTTCTCCGGTTTGCTCCTCTTTGCCATAGGTTTGGTGCTGTTCATGGTGTCGTTTGTCAAGGATAGAGAGTTTCATGGCTTCTTCGCTGGAGGGTCTGTGATTCTCTATGTGCTTATGGCGTTGTGGAGAGTTGTGTTTGAGTGGAAGATTGAAGATCTTGCGTTTGAGTGTCCTAAGCAAGCACTTGGAGATATTGCTTTGGCTGTTTCGTGGGTGTTCTTTCTAGTTTATACTTGGAGGGAGAAGTATGATTGA
- the LOC106316818 gene encoding uncharacterized protein LOC106316818 yields MELDPKKVVEVYERYEAVGDQFLLVRNQMVENDRERNANREALTALRKKAKTTKTSVPSPFDSMMKDTHGSSAKALVQEVCSTCGSHDSSEPTWMMLPGTDLFAAVPFHAVHTMLEKDEKRMEFESKKLQSLLKEKTLLLSELGALADSVPPSVIRSLITLKDKPSVQ; encoded by the exons ATGGAGTTAGACCCAAAGAAGGTTGTTGAAGTATACGAGAGATATGAAGCTGTTGGTGATCAGTTTCTACTTGTTCGCAATCAG ATGGTGGAGAATGATAGGGAGAGGAACGCGAACCGGGAGGCTCTTACAGCACTAAGGAAGAAAGCTAAGACAACAAAGACTAGCGTCCCTTCTCCTTTCGATTCTATGATGAAGGATACGCACGGGAGCTCAGCCAAAGCTTTGGTTCAGGAAGTTTGCTCGACTTGTGGATCCCATGACTCTAGTGAACCCACATGGATGATGCTCCCAGGAACTGATCTTTTCGCTGCAGTCCCTTTTCATGCTGTTCATACAATGCTAGAGAAAG ATGAAAAGAGAATGGAGTTTGAATCAAAGAAACTGCAGAGCTTACTCAAGGAGAAGACTCTTTTGTTATCCGAACTTGGGGCTCTTGCTGATAGTGTTCCTCCAAGCGTCATCAGGTCGCTGATAACGTTAAAGGACAAACCTTCGGTTCAGTAG
- the LOC106324351 gene encoding lectin-like protein LEC, translating into MQIHKLCFIALFLAHAAFAVKFNFKTFDGNNLLFLGDAELGPSSDGVGRSGALSMTRDETPFSHGQGLYINPIPLKPSNDSAPYSFQTSFTFSITPRTNPNSGQGLAFIIVPTADNSGASGGGFLGILNKTNNGKAENNLFSIEFDTFKNKEFQDISGNHVGLNINSMTSNVAANAGYWVQTSVGKRKVWSFKDVNLSSGEKFTAWVEFRKRDNRITVTLAPENVKKPKRPLIQGPRELNDVLLQNGYVGFAGAMGRGVERHDIWTWSFENDAKNN; encoded by the coding sequence ATGCAGATACACAAACTCTGTTTTATTGCTCTGTTCTTAGCTCACGCAGCTTTCGCCGTCAAGTTCAACTTCAAAACCTTCGATGGCAACAACTTGTTGTTCCTCGGAGACGCAGAGCTTGGTCCTTCCTCCGATGGCGTAGGCAGATCCGGTGCACTCTCCATGACCCGTGACGAAACCCCATTCTCACACGGTCAAGGTCTCTACATCAATCCAATCCCTCTCAAGCCTTCGAACGACTCAGCTCCTTACTCATTCCAAACCTCTTTCACTTTCTCCATCACTCCTCGCACCAACCCAAACTCCGGTCAAGGCCTCGCCTTCATCATCGTCCCCACCGCCGATAACTCCGGCGCTTCGGGCGGCGGCTTCCTCGGGATCCTCAATAAAACCAACAACGGGAAGGCGGAGAACAACCTCTTCTCTATCGAGTTCGATACTTTCAAGAACAAAGAGTTTCAAGACATTAGCGGTAACCATGTCGGACTCAACATCAACTCCATGACTTCAAATGTTGCTGCGAACGCTGGTTATTGGGTTCAGACGAGTGTCGGGAAAAGGAAAGTTTGGTCGTTTAAAGATGTGAATCTGAGTAGTGGAGAGAAGTTCACGGCTTGGGTTGAGTTTAGAAAGAGAGACAATAGAATTACGGTTACGCTCGCGCCTGAAAACGTGAAGAAACCTAAGAGACCTTTGATTCAAGGTCCGAGGGAGCTCAATGATGTTCTTTTGCAAAACGGTTACGTCGGTTTTGCTGGTGCTATGGGACGTGGTGTTGAGCGTCACGACATTTGGACCTGGTCCTTCGAAAACGACGCCAAGAACAACTAA